The Bacillus carboniphilus genome contains a region encoding:
- a CDS encoding DUF2339 domain-containing protein, which yields MKQNSIEHVFPYPISLLILVFFTKISQLTTGTFDPMFSSTGVSIAWMIFVLVIYGAYSYFKDKHWNYIGLSFLIITLSKITLFDLYMVDIVWRAILFIALGVIGLLISRIFYKNTSG from the coding sequence ATGAAACAGAATTCTATTGAGCATGTCTTTCCTTATCCCATATCGCTATTAATTTTAGTGTTTTTTACAAAGATTTCTCAATTAACTACAGGAACTTTTGACCCAATGTTTTCTAGTACTGGTGTATCTATTGCTTGGATGATCTTTGTGTTGGTCATATATGGAGCTTATAGTTATTTCAAAGATAAACATTGGAATTATATTGGACTCTCATTTTTAATCATTACGTTAAGCAAAATTACCTTATTTGATTTATATATGGTTGATATTGTTTGGAGAGCAATTTTGTTTATTGCACTTGGGGTCATTGGTTTATTGATTTCGAGGAT